A DNA window from Pseudoalteromonas spongiae UST010723-006 contains the following coding sequences:
- the speB gene encoding agmatinase — protein sequence MVKVFEKHNGMLFGNGATFMRQPLVNDPTSSDADVVVLGLPFDMATSGRSGARMGPDAMRRASVNLAWEETRYPWPFTLNDHCTVIDAGDLVFAPGDSEGFTQQVEDAATQLLEQGKSLLSFGGDHFVTLPLLRAHAKRFGKMALVHFDAHTDTYANGSQYDHGTMFYHAPNEGLIDKNSSVQVGIRTNYTQAEHGFKVIDGAESNALSAHTIAEMIKHSVDELPVYLTFDIDALDPAFAPGTGTPVCGGLTTDKALNILRELKGLNIVGMDVVEVAPAYDNSEITALAGATIALEMLHLWTYKHKLGN from the coding sequence ATGGTTAAGGTTTTTGAAAAACACAACGGCATGCTTTTTGGCAACGGCGCAACTTTTATGCGCCAGCCATTAGTTAACGACCCAACATCAAGTGATGCTGATGTGGTTGTACTTGGCTTGCCATTTGATATGGCAACTTCTGGTCGCTCTGGTGCCCGCATGGGCCCAGATGCGATGCGCCGCGCATCAGTTAACCTTGCATGGGAAGAAACCCGTTACCCTTGGCCATTTACACTAAACGACCATTGTACTGTGATTGATGCGGGCGACTTGGTGTTTGCGCCTGGCGATAGCGAAGGTTTTACACAACAAGTAGAAGATGCAGCCACACAACTTTTAGAACAAGGTAAAAGCCTTTTAAGTTTTGGTGGCGATCACTTTGTTACTTTGCCGCTGTTGCGCGCCCATGCAAAACGTTTTGGCAAAATGGCGTTAGTTCACTTTGATGCGCACACAGATACCTATGCTAATGGCAGTCAGTATGATCATGGCACTATGTTTTACCATGCGCCAAACGAGGGACTCATCGACAAAAACAGTTCGGTGCAAGTGGGTATTCGCACTAATTACACCCAAGCTGAGCATGGCTTTAAAGTGATTGATGGCGCTGAAAGTAATGCACTATCGGCACACACGATTGCCGAGATGATTAAACATTCAGTGGATGAGTTACCTGTGTATTTAACCTTTGATATTGACGCACTTGACCCAGCATTTGCACCAGGTACGGGCACACCAGTATGTGGTGGCTTAACCACCGACAAAGCGCTCAATATTCTTCGCGAATTAAAAGGGCTGAATATTGTAGGAATGGATGTGGTAGAAGTGGCTCCCGCTTACGATAAC